The DNA segment GATGGGAGCGTgtctttgacaccgatcacatctcTTAACATAGCCTTCAACATCTCGTTTCATGGTGGGCTAGTAATACCTTTACGTGTAGGTGCGGGGTGCCAAAGTTCGTCCGCCTGGATGATTGCCGCAAACGCCTTCATGGAGTTCAACCATGACATATTTGGCTTTTGACTCGCTCAAACACTTTAGGTATGGACTTCCAAATGATCGCTTATAGAGCTAGTCATTAATCAAAGTGAAGCGTGTTGCTTGTATGCAGAGTCTGTGTGCTTGCTTCCCGTCTTCTAGTAATTCCCTAGTCTTGAGGTATTTCACGATGTCATGCATCCAACCCGAGTTCGCTTCATTGGTACTGCACACTGGTTCGAATGTAATTGAGGGTGTGGCTTTGAGGTAGACGAGCAACATCACTATCTTTTTTATAGGGAGGGTGGTAGCTATTTCGGCCAGTGAATCTGCCTCACGTTCTCCTTTCGTGGTACCCGTCTAACAACCCATTCGTCCAATTTTTTCAAGTGATCTTCCATCATGGCTAGGTAGCGAGCCATGCATTCATCCTTTGCTTCATACTCTTGTTGAATCTGTTCGAAAATTAGCTGAGAGTCACTCTTGATTTCTAACTTAGTTGCAACTAGCATTAGGGCAAGATTTAGCCCAACTATGACAGCTTCATATTCTGCTTTGTTGTTGGAGGCAGAAAAATTGAGATAGATAAATTGCTCCATTAGTTTCCCAGTTGGTGATTGTAGAATCAGACCTACTCTAGATCCGAACACTTTGGACGCTCCGTCTACATAAAGTGTCCACCATTGCTCTCTAGGGCGATCAGTCGGATGTCCTTGTTTTTTAGAGAGTTCAACTATAAAGTCGGTCATAACTTGCCCCTTTAATGATAACTTTGGCTAATACTTGATTTCGTATTCACTCAACTCGATGACCCATTTTAACATTCGTCCAGACAGGTTTGGTTTATGCAGGATAACTCGGAGTGGCTAGTTTTTTAGTATGGTCACTTGGTGAGCCTGGAAATATGGGCGGAACTTTCGAGCGACATCCTTTAGTGCTAGAGTAGTCTGTTCTACCTGGGAATATTGAGTTTCAACGCCTACCATTGCCTTGCTCACATAGTAGACAAGcctttgatttttgtttcatATCTGATGAAACATGACGACACTGACAGCATAGTATGATACAACTAAATACATATAGAGTTCTTCATTGGACTTGGGGCTGCTTAGGATGGGTGGTTTGGCAAGGTAGCGCTTGACTACTCCAAATGTCTACTCATATTTGTTTGTCCAGTCGAACCTGCTTGTCCCCTTGAGTGTGAGGAAGAAAGACCTCAGTTTATCTGTGAAACGAGCTATGAAACGTCCCAAAGCTGTGAGACGACCCATGAGGCGTTGTAACTTTTTCTTGTTGTTTGGAGCGGGTATTTTGAGGACGACTTTTACTTGAGTTGGGCTAACTTCAATTCCTCTTTGGGTTACCATAAACCCTAGAAACTTCCTCCCACTGATGCCAAACGCACACTTAGCTGGATTGAGCTTCATGTTGTATGCTCGCATCATAAAGAATGCTTCTTCTAGGTGCTGGGTGTGCTCAACTCGAGTTTCGTTCTTTACAACAATGTCATCAATGTAGACTTCCATAGTTAGGCCAATCAGGGGCTTGAAAATTTTTGTCATTAACCTCTGTTAAGTAGCACCAGCGTtcttgagtccgaatggcatgactttgtaatAGTACAACCCTTGAGGTGTAGCAAAGGTTGTCTTCTCCTCATCTGACTAGaacatggggatttggtggtatccgAAGAAGACGTCTAGAAAGGAAAACATCTCATGTCCGACAATGGCGTCGACTATCTAGTCTATCCGAGGTAAGAGAAAGTTATCATTTGGACATGCGTCATTTAGGTTGGTGTAATCAATGCAAACTCGCCactttccattattttttaggACTATCACCGCGTTTGCCAATCAGTCCGAATATTCGACCTCTTTGATAAATTCGATTGCTAATAATTTGTCAATTTTTGCCTAAATGATTTTTGTCTGTCCTGATGGAAACGTCGGACCTTTTGCTGGACAAGTCATGAGATGGATGAGACGTTAAGTTTGTGAGAGGCCATAGACAGATGAATCCTCGACATGTCCGAGTGAGTCCAGGCGAAGGTGTCCTTGTTGCACTTGAGCATGCTTTCCAGTAGTTCCAATTCCTTTTGCGTAAGCAGGGAGTTGGTATAGGTGATTTGATTTGTGTCATGTGAGAGGCGTAGTGGTTGAAGCGAATCAGCTGCAGATGGATCTTTCTCCCCCGGGCTTAGTAACTATTATTGCTCCCTTGCGCTTGATGATTTAGGGCGCATTTTGTCACCGACCGGGTGTCCAACCTCTAGTGTTACCTGATAGCATTGGTGCATGGCTAAGTGGCTACCTAGTAGGTTGACTTGTTCCTCTTTTGTGAGGTAGCTCACCACCTTATGGTACGTAGAAGGAATGACTTTTATTCTGTGAAGCCATGCACATTCCATGATGGCATTGTATGGGGACAAGTCATCGACCACCAGGAACCGCACGTTCAGGGTAACTGGGCCAGCTTGGATGGGCAATACAATGTCTCCTAATGAAGTCGTTGTAGCTCCATTGAAACCAGACAACAAACACCCTGGGTTCTCTAAGGCAGACAGTGAGTAGCCCATCTGCTTGTAGGCTGACATTTGCAAGAGGCCAGCTAAGATATTTGAATAAACTAGAATCCTTTTCACATCAAATTCGCCTACCCCTAGTGTTAAGACTAGGGCATCTTCATGTTGTTGCAACACTCAGTTAACATCTATCGGAGGGAAGGTAACTGTACCGTCTATGGGGCGCACACTCCTTTCTGAAAAGTTGCGTTGAAAAGAATTAACCCGCTCTCTTACAAATGCCATGCAGAGCAACATTCACCTTTATCGCTTGGAATTGTGTCTATCGTCTATGGGGCCTCCATGTATGTAGTTGATGACAACTCTAGGGGCTGTTGGAGATACAGGGGCTAGGACAGTTGCCTTTTGTGCCGTCTTTCTTTGCATGCTAGTTGTGTGGACATACTGTTTTAGCTGTCCGAATTTGATTAGTTTCTCCACCAAGTAATGGAGACTCTTGCATTGCTCGGTGGTATGGTCGTGATCCTTATGATAGGAGCACCTTATGTTTCGATCTTGTCCAGTCAGATCTGTCTTGATGGGTTCCAACCATCTGAAGTCTGACAGATCATGAATGATCAGAAGGAGTCTTTCGTAGGAGATACCGAGGGGGTGAGTCTCACTTGTTACTGTTGTTGACTAGTTCGCCTCTTGCTAATTTTCCTCGATTGGTTCGAGGGCTTAGAACTCCCAGCCTCATTGTTCTTGGTCGAGCCATTGGTGACCAAGACCTATTAAGACGTTGCTTAGACGTCGTCTTCGAGCATAGAATATTTGTCCGCCCATCTAAACACGTCATCCATTGTTGTAGGTAGCTTTTTTACGAGAGACTCAAAGAATGGTGTGCTTCAGTTGATGTTTTGCTTGAAGATTTGTAGGATGGTATCCTTACTGCAGGATTCCACTTGGAGTACTGCTTACCCGAATCGTTTCATGAAGTCTCTGAGCGACTTGTTCTCCTACAACTTGATATTCTACAAGGTGCTTATGTTCTGTTTTTGGCAAGCAAAACATAGGTAGTGGCCCATAAAGGTTTCCGAGGTATCCTAGAACGTGTTCATGGAATTCGGCGAAAGTTGGTAAAACCATGAGAGAGTCGGGTCGCATAGGCTGGCCGGAAAGACCTTGCACATCAATGCATCATTCCCTATGTCAAGGGTTATGAGTTGTCTGAAGTGCATAATATGATTGAACGGATTGCTTGTTCCGTTGTATGTTGCGAATTTTGGCACTATAAATCCCCTAGGTAGTTTGTAGTTGATTATATGGGGGTTGAACGacatggagagcatgtcatccaaccGTCGGCTAATAGAATCGGGTGGAGCCCGTGTCGACGGCACTTTAGTATGCTACCTGGTAGTTGAGAAGGCTATTTGGACATTGGTGCAACGGCTGGGGGACCTAAACAGGCCCTCAGAGTCTCTGGAATGTGTGATTGCCCCTCCACGCTTGGTGCTTGAGGTCCTAGTTGGGCTCGTATTGCATATAATAAATGCGACCTTATGTTGCGCCTCGTTTTCCTAGATACCCAGGTAGAGCTTGTTCCTTCATCCGACTGCATCTGGCGATCCAACGAAGACTCCTCCCTGGATTGTCTTGAATAACTGCCATAGGAGAACTCTATGCCCCCAAGGTAAAATGTCTCAGCAACTCGCCTCGAGGTTGTGTGTCAGCTCTAAGTGTGTTAACTTTGAGAGGGGCCCGTCGTCAACATTTGAGCTCGCAACTCCTCATTATCCTCTTTGAGTCATTTGGTTTGGCAGATCAGAGTCCACATCTGCCTATCACTTTCTCGTTGACGTCTTTCCACTCCTTCAGGCCATACGAAATAATCTTCGCCACCCATAGCCGACGATTGACTTCTGAAGGATGTTGACATCCTTAGTTCTTTCAATTCCCACATATGGCGTAAATGTTGGTGGAATGCCAATTAGGTATGAGTTTGTCTAGCTTCTCTGGAATCAGACAGACTTCTTCCCAATGTTGGTGGAGTGCCAACTAGATATGAGTCTGTCTAGCTTCTCTAGAGTCAGACATGCTTCTTCCTTGCACAAAAGGATGTTCAGATAGGTGGTCTGGGCACGCTCCTTTGAAGCTTAAGTCAGAAGAGAATAAGGATGGGTATAATCCTTTCGAATGGCTTTGTACGCGCATACCCGTTTCATGCTTCTCATGAGGGTTTTTATATAGCAGATGGTACCATCGCCATAAATCTGATGGTGCTTTCATGCTTTTTTTGTGATGATGATTGTCATCAAGGTGGAAATCAAGCCTTAGCAAGAGAGTCAATGCCATCACCTCTGCACGGATTGGGCAATCATACCAAACAAAATCCACTGATTGGTGCCATTAGCTGGCTGTCGAGCAAGAGTCTCGGACCATGTAGTTGACTATGCATTTAAGTTTGTTAATGTCGCAGATTGCGCGTAGCAATTAGTAGACATTGACTTTTAGGTGTAAATGTCGTCTAGGTTGTTACTCAAACGCTGATTGTGATTATCCATTAGCTCAATGCCTAGATTTTTCGGCTGTGTTGGTTAATCCGTCTGGAAATCTCAGTTAACTTGGTCTCTCCATTCCGTTTGGCACCTAGAAGGAAGGAAATCTCTTTCGTCTTGTGTCAGACGGAGTTTGTTTTAGATGAATGGATCTAGACAGATCATCTGTAACCCTTGGACGGATCAAGAGTTTTTGATTTTGGGGAGGACACGTGGAAGGAAACTACCATAAGaatattttgaaagttttatagttattattatttttttctcatagaaaaattattttttatatttgaatatttaaataaaattttatttttgaagactATTAAGAGGGAGCAAAGtttaggaggaaaaaaaaaagggaggagagagcaataataatttaaaagaaaaaaaaccttttattttaaatttttttatattcttctaAATTCCACCTtagaaaagttttaaaaacatcACAAAAACACGCAATTaccttaatttcattatttccaTGAATTAGCTTtattctaatttctaaaaacaaaataataaccaAAGTTTTTAGGTCAGCTTCATGatattttgcaaaataattatcaaagaacccatttttaaaaaatgtattttttaaaaaaaatattaaaaatttaaatataaaaaggtatttttgacttttttttctttttctttttttataaaagtattattaatataatattctaaaaaaattgtcttGAATCAAAAtgccataaaatttattttttaaattataaaattttttcgcatagtgaaaaaaaaactttaatttaattatttaatttacgCCACCCATTCCATTAATAACTATTTCtgaaaatgttattatattttatgcaACTCCAATCAAAGCTTAAAAAAAGTTACAATGTACAAGAAGTTATGTATgggataaaattatttttaacataaagttaacttatttatttgtagGGAGAAGAAGAGCAGAGAACTAAACGCCCTCCTGTTGGTGGTTTACAGTTGAGCGGGAGAGAAATGCGGAAATGGGGGAGATGGGATAGGAACAATAGCCGAGAATGATGGAACCCATTGGTTGCGGTTCTTTTTCTGCCTCTTCCATTCCACGTgtttcttccttctttctttcttttattgctTTCATTCATGGGtgtagtttttctttttcaacgtCTGGTCTTCTTCCTTCGTTCCATGTTCCCCTTATCATCCGTTAATCCCAATAACCACCCACCACCTACACTTCTATCCACCATTTTTCATTTCCCAACACGAAAACTACGGAACCCATCCCATACCATGCTCAGAAGCGAGAAATTGTCATCATCTATGTGATTTCAATCATATTAACACTTGATTGTTATCAGCAGGTCAGTTTCTTTTTCCTCTGTGTTTTTCATGGGGTTCATTTGTATTGAATATTGAAGTTGAAATGGGTGAATAGGTAAATAAATTCGAGATAATGCTCCTGGGCACCACCCTTTTCCATTCATTGGAAAAGTTGAATGAGCAGTGATGCCCATGCTTGGAGATGGATGGTTCCTTGTTGCTTTCTGGGCATAGTCGCAGTAGCTGGGGCGTATGGACAACCACAAGTCACAAATAGTTGGAATTCACTCCCATCTCGAAGTCAGTTTCTTTCCCCCTCCTTTGCAAATATCAAAATTTAGAGCTTTGCTGAACATTTGTTACAAGGCATATTGCATTTGGCATTTGGTACTAAAATCTGATGGACGAGTGTGTGTTCCCCAGATGGGATCATTAGAGGAAAGAGCAGTGCTTGAGTTTGAGGACGAGAGTCTTTTTAGCCCAGACTCAGCTTCTAGAAAGACACATTCCCGGGAGGGTCCCCTGGTATTGGCGCCGTCTCCTGCTTCAGAAACTTCTGGTACTAAATGCATGAGTAATAGCATCTTCAATAGCATAAAGGTTGTGGTCTTCTCCACCAAAATCAACCTACTTGTGCCCTTTGGCCCCGCGGCAATTTTGGTGGATAAGTTTACTAACAATCACGTGAGTTGCATTCTATCTTGACATGCCCATGCACTTTGGATCATCACATAAAAATATCCACTTGTTCTCATTTGTTCTTTGGAGTGTATTTCAGGGTTGGGTCTTCTTTCTTAGTTTACTGGGCATAATACCTCTGGCTGAGCGATTGGGTTATGCTACAGAGTAAGgattcattcattttctctttataTACATGGGTAATTTGGTTTGTGTAGAGTACGCTTTGTCAGATAGCATTACTTGGGTATGAGTTCTGGATATTTAATTTGGAAATGTAACCAACAAGTGTGTCCATAAGAGGAAGTGGGGACTGGTTATGACATGGATATTTCACATGGCCCTTTATTTCACCTTGGGGTGGGGTACATGGAAGAAAAACTTCATTTACCAGTACATATAGCcaaaattgattataatttgtTTACGAACTTCTAGAACTTGGGTTTATGAGTGCTTAATATAAATCCATCTTTTCTTTTAATGCAGGCAGTTAGCTTTGTTCACTGGTCCTACAGGTAAATGTCTTGCTAATTTTGAAAGTTGGTCTTTTTTTCCTCACTCCATGTAGATCTTTAGGTTTTATAGAAGATCAGGGtcttaattaatattttgaaattttgatggaCAATCTATGAGGACTGACTTTTCTACTTGTTCTTCTAATCCATATTCATCCTTTACTTTTGTATGTTTTTGTCCTTTTGTCTTGAATATATATGGTTTGTTCATTGGCCTCTGTCACAGTATTGGTTGGCCCTGTACAACTCCACAGTGATGATATGGCCTGAGTTGGGTGTGGTTGCTTTTGTTTGTTGCATTGATAAAGTTGGGAATGGGGTTGCCTTGGCCCCTTTCCTAATTTTGTCCTAAAAGAACTCTTCATTTACAAAATGGTAAATGACACATGTATCTGACAAGTTTGCCTGGAATACTGGGGTCAATTTGCTCATATCATGTTTGCCTGGAACTTCAATCATCATTTTCTTTGTGGCTAACTTACAATGGTGTTGATCTGAGCTTTACAGTTGGGGGTTTGTTAAATGCCACCTTTGGAAATGCCACAGAGTTGATAATATCAGTTTATGCACTGAAGAATGGCATGATACGTGTTGTTCAACAGTCATTATTGGGCTCAATTCTGTCGAACATGTTGCTGGTGCTTGGATGTGCATTTTTCAGTGGAGGAATGGTTTTTTCTAAGAAGGAACAGGTGTTTAGCAAGGTCTGTTTCCCATTTTAAGTACAGTTATCTCTTCAAAccaaattagaaatatataGTTAgttttgctctctctctctctctcccatccTTCAATATTGGTTTGAAAAATAGGAGTGTTTCTAATCTTATTGGCAGGCAGCTGCTGGAGTGAACTCAGGGTTGCTGTTGATGGCAGTCATGGGGCTTCTGTTTCCAGCTGTCCTCCACTTCACTCACACTGAATTGCATTTTGGGAGTTCTGAGTTGGCCCTTTCAAGATTTAGTAGCTGCATTATGCTTGTGGCATATGCTGCCTATCTTGTTTTTCAGCTGAAGAGTCAGAAAAACCTTTATGTTCCAGTCGATGAGGTTGGCCCTTTGATGTTTTTCAGAAGCCCACTAcattttttcttccttgatAAGTCATGTTTTGTTTATCTTTTGTCTCTGGTTAGTTATAGATACTATGATCCACTGATCGTATACACAGTATTTTTGGGTTGAAGATGGAATTTAGTCATACTTCAATAACCATTTAATCCTTGcatagtcaaaattttcatatca comes from the Vitis vinifera cultivar Pinot Noir 40024 chromosome 12, ASM3070453v1 genome and includes:
- the LOC100244138 gene encoding vacuolar cation/proton exchanger 3 isoform X1 is translated as MDNHKSQIVGIHSHLEVSFFPPPLQISKFRALLNICYKAYCIWHLVLKSDGRVCVPQMGSLEERAVLEFEDESLFSPDSASRKTHSREGPLVLAPSPASETSGTKCMSNSIFNSIKVVVFSTKINLLVPFGPAAILVDKFTNNHGWVFFLSLLGIIPLAERLGYATEQLALFTGPTVGGLLNATFGNATELIISVYALKNGMIRVVQQSLLGSILSNMLLVLGCAFFSGGMVFSKKEQVFSKAAAGVNSGLLLMAVMGLLFPAVLHFTHTELHFGSSELALSRFSSCIMLVAYAAYLVFQLKSQKNLYVPVDEGGDQTEGDEDEAPEISKWESIIWLTILTLWISVLSEYLVNAIEGASVAWKMPIAFISVILLPIVGNAAEHASAIIFAMKDKLDISLGVAIGSSTQISMFGIPFCVVVGWIMGRPMDLNFQLFETATLFMTVIVVAFMLQEGTSNYFKGIMLIFCYLIVAASFFVHIDPTSIVDKPSKH
- the LOC100244138 gene encoding vacuolar cation/proton exchanger 3 isoform X2 gives rise to the protein MDNHKSQIVGIHSHLEMGSLEERAVLEFEDESLFSPDSASRKTHSREGPLVLAPSPASETSGTKCMSNSIFNSIKVVVFSTKINLLVPFGPAAILVDKFTNNHGWVFFLSLLGIIPLAERLGYATEQLALFTGPTVGGLLNATFGNATELIISVYALKNGMIRVVQQSLLGSILSNMLLVLGCAFFSGGMVFSKKEQVFSKAAAGVNSGLLLMAVMGLLFPAVLHFTHTELHFGSSELALSRFSSCIMLVAYAAYLVFQLKSQKNLYVPVDEGGDQTEGDEDEAPEISKWESIIWLTILTLWISVLSEYLVNAIEGASVAWKMPIAFISVILLPIVGNAAEHASAIIFAMKDKLDISLGVAIGSSTQISMFGIPFCVVVGWIMGRPMDLNFQLFETATLFMTVIVVAFMLQEGTSNYFKGIMLIFCYLIVAASFFVHIDPTSIVDKPSKH